CAAGAAAGGAGCTTCCTCAAGTGCAAAGGCAAAAGCAGCTCCAAAGCGTCAATCTTACACTGATGGTATTGATCTCCCTTCctctgatgaagaagatgaggatgTGTTGGAAGAGGGCCAACAACAAAAGCGGCAAGAATTTAAGCCGCTTGATGTGTCTATATCAgagaaagagttgaaaaagCTTGCTCAGAAGGACCTTCTTGCTGCCCATGCCATTGAGCAGGCTAAGAAGGAGGCCCTTAAAGATGACCACGATGCTTTCACTGTTGTTATTGGAAGCCGGGCATCGGTACTTGATGGTGAAGATGGCGATGCTAATGTTAAGGATATAACAGTAGAAAATTTCTCCGTGTCTGCTCGGGGAAAGGAACTTCTAAAGAACGCATCAGTGAAGATAACACATGGGAAGAGATATGGTTTGGTTGGGCCCAATGGAATGGGCAAGTCTACTCTCCTGAAGCTTCTTGCATGGAGGAAGATTCCAGTACCAAAAAATATTGATGTCCTTTTGGTTGAGCAAGAGGTAGTTGGTGATGACAGAACTGCTCTTGAAGCAGTTGTTTCAGCTAACGAAGAACTTGTCAAAATACGAAAAGAGGTTGTAGATTTGCAGAATTCAGGTTCTGCTGATGAAAAGGACAGTTTTGATGATGATACAGGAGAGAAGCTCTCTGAATTGTATGAGAAATTGCAGTTGATGGGATCAGATTCAGCTGAAGCTCAGGCTTCAAAAATTCTTGCTGGGTTGGGGTTCACACAGCATATGCAAGGCCGTCCCACGAAGTCCTTCAGTGGTGGGTGGAGGATGAGAATTTCATTGGCAAGGGCACTTTTTGTTCAGCCAACTCTTTTGTTGCTTGATGAACCCACCAATCATCTCGACTTGAGGGCTGTTCTCTGGTTGGAGGAATACTTGTGCCGTTGGAAAAAAACTTTGGTCGTTGTTTCACATGACCGGGATTTCCTTAACACAGTTTGCAGTGAGATTATTCATCTGCATGATCTGAAACTTGACATCTACCGTggaaattttgatgattttgaaaCTGGTTATGAGCAACGTCGCAAAGAGGTGAACAAAAAGTTTGAAATTTATGACAAGCAGATGAAAGCTGCCAAAAGGAGTGGAAGTCGGGCTCAACAGGATAAAGTCAAGGATAAAGCAAAGTCTGCAGCAGCTAAGGAAGCATCAAAGAACAAGGCCAAGGGAAAAgttgatgaagatgatgcaCCAGCTGAGGCTCCTAAGAAGTGGAGAGATTACAGTGTGGAGTTCCACTTTCCTGAACCTACAGAGCTTACTCCTCCACTTTTGCAACTTGTTGAAGTCAGCTTCAGTTATCCAAATCGGGAGGATTTCAGGCTGTCAGGTGTTGATGTTGGTATTGATATGGGGACTCGTGTTGCCATTGTTGGACCTAACGGAGCTGGAAAGTCTACTCTGCTCAACCTTCTTGCAGGTGATTTGGTTCCTTCTGAGGGTGAAGTACGGAGGAGTCAGAAGTTGCGGATCGGTAGGT
This is a stretch of genomic DNA from Malus domestica chromosome 02, GDT2T_hap1. It encodes these proteins:
- the LOC139188001 gene encoding ABC transporter F family member 4-like isoform X1, translating into MLAFGFVETTSVEPLGCWTEITAMGRKKTEESGASTKAKSTGKDASKDGKKEKISVSAMLASMDQKPDKPKKGASSSAKAKAAPKRQSYTDGIDLPSSDEEDEDVLEEGQQQKRQEFKPLDVSISEKELKKLAQKDLLAAHAIEQAKKEALKDDHDAFTVVIGSRASVLDGEDGDANVKDITVENFSVSARGKELLKNASVKITHGKRYGLVGPNGMGKSTLLKLLAWRKIPVPKNIDVLLVEQEVVGDDRTALEAVVSANEELVKIRKEVVDLQNSGSADEKDSFDDDTGEKLSELYEKLQLMGSDSAEAQASKILAGLGFTQHMQGRPTKSFSGGWRMRISLARALFVQPTLLLLDEPTNHLDLRAVLWLEEYLCRWKKTLVVVSHDRDFLNTVCSEIIHLHDLKLDIYRGNFDDFETGYEQRRKEVNKKFEIYDKQMKAAKRSGSRAQQDKVKDKAKSAAAKEASKNKAKGKVDEDDAPAEAPKKWRDYSVEFHFPEPTELTPPLLQLVEVSFSYPNREDFRLSGVDVGIDMGTRVAIVGPNGAGKSTLLNLLAGDLVPSEGEVRRSQKLRIGRYSQHFVDLLTMGETPVQYLLRLHPDQEGLSKQEAVRAKLGKYGLPSHNHLTPIAKLSGGQKARVVFTSISMSRPHILLLDEPTNHLDMQSIDALADALDEFTGGVVLVSHDSRLISRVCENEERSEIWVVENGTVTPYPGTFEEYKEELQREIKEEVDD
- the LOC139188001 gene encoding ABC transporter F family member 4-like isoform X2, with protein sequence MGRKKTEESGASTKAKSTGKDASKDGKKEKISVSAMLASMDQKPDKPKKGASSSAKAKAAPKRQSYTDGIDLPSSDEEDEDVLEEGQQQKRQEFKPLDVSISEKELKKLAQKDLLAAHAIEQAKKEALKDDHDAFTVVIGSRASVLDGEDGDANVKDITVENFSVSARGKELLKNASVKITHGKRYGLVGPNGMGKSTLLKLLAWRKIPVPKNIDVLLVEQEVVGDDRTALEAVVSANEELVKIRKEVVDLQNSGSADEKDSFDDDTGEKLSELYEKLQLMGSDSAEAQASKILAGLGFTQHMQGRPTKSFSGGWRMRISLARALFVQPTLLLLDEPTNHLDLRAVLWLEEYLCRWKKTLVVVSHDRDFLNTVCSEIIHLHDLKLDIYRGNFDDFETGYEQRRKEVNKKFEIYDKQMKAAKRSGSRAQQDKVKDKAKSAAAKEASKNKAKGKVDEDDAPAEAPKKWRDYSVEFHFPEPTELTPPLLQLVEVSFSYPNREDFRLSGVDVGIDMGTRVAIVGPNGAGKSTLLNLLAGDLVPSEGEVRRSQKLRIGRYSQHFVDLLTMGETPVQYLLRLHPDQEGLSKQEAVRAKLGKYGLPSHNHLTPIAKLSGGQKARVVFTSISMSRPHILLLDEPTNHLDMQSIDALADALDEFTGGVVLVSHDSRLISRVCENEERSEIWVVENGTVTPYPGTFEEYKEELQREIKEEVDD